GGTGGCCACACACTGTCGGGTTCGCGCCGCACCGCCGGAACCGTGATGGCCTCCAAGTAGTAGCCGAATCGGTCGAGGGTGTCGAAGTACGCGAAACCTCCCGATCCGTCCGCACCGTTACCGAAACCAGCTTGGACAAGCGGGAATCCGGCCTGCTCCATCCGTTCGATCGAGCCTCTGAGATCCGGCACGTACCAGCCGATGTGGTGCAGGCCCTGGCCGCGATCTTCGAGCCACTCGTTGTAGATGCTGGGACCGGCACCCGGTTCGATGAGCTCCACCTGGGGGTTTTCGCCGCACAGGGCAATGGTCATGGACCACTGCCCGGGACCGCCCCGATAGAGCCTCTCGCCGAGCGTTTCACCGTTGTACTCCCAGATTCGCCAACCGGCCTGCGAGAAACCGATCGCTCCCCAGTCGCGGAGGCCGGCCTCGAGTTCCGGAACGACGATGCCGATCTGGCCGGGTCGGCCCCCGGCGTCGTTGATCAGGGGCACCTCGGCGAGGACGTCGGCTGACATCGCCGATTCAGGCAGCATTCTCATCTACTCTCTGTTGCGGGCGAGCCTTCGACATCGTCCGAATCTTGTTATGCGTCAGCGGCAATGGCGCTGGGACGGTCGGGAAGCAGTGTGTCCGCGAACGCGAAGGTGCGCGCCTCCCCGTGGACCGCCCACTCGGCGCCGAGTCGGCCCACCGCTGCGGAGACGGTCAAGCCCATGCCGCCGAGGCCTCCCACGACGACGACCCGCGGGTCGCTGCGCTGGGGACCGACCAGGAAGTCCCCGTCCAGGCTGTTGGGATACAGCCCGCTCCAGCCACCGTTGAGACTGGCGTCCTCCCAGCCCGGGAATCGGTCCATCAATCCCTCGGCGAGCGACTCGAGGAAGGCATCGTCCACACCTCGGCGGTACCGATCGGCGTCCACCGACTCCTCCAGGAGTTCATAGGTGTGCGCTCCGGCGATGAAGTTGCCGGGCTCGCCTTCGGGACGGATGTAGACACCCGCGTCGCCCGAACCCGGGAAGTACATCTGGATCATCGGGACGTCTCGACCGGCCAGCGACGGCACCTGCACCTGAGCGATCTGGTGCCGCTGGTTGTGCGTCGTGGCGTTGGTGCCGAGCAGGCTCGACACGTGACCCAGCCACGATCCCGCAGCATTGACCACCACGTCGGCTTCGATGTCACCCTGCGTGGTCTTCAGCGTGATCGCCGCGCCGCTCGTATCGGCTTCGAGCACCTCGCAGCGAGGCCGGTAGACGACGCCACGTTCCTTGCCGGCCGCGAGATACGCCGCGCACAGGCCGGGACCGTCGAGATGACCGTCGAAGGGACCGTACATTCCGCCGGTGATGTCATCGGTGCGGATCCCGGGCATCATTTCCGCGATCTGCTCCGCGGTCACCGAGACGCTGGTCCCGTCGCTGATGCGCGCGACCGTCGACTGGATCCGCTCGAACTGCTCCGGTGTCCGGGCCACCCGGATGTAGCCGGTGCGGTAGAGCGTGAGGAGACCAGCCGACTCCATCTCGTCGAAGACGTTCAGGCTGAAGCGGCGCATCTCGAGGTCTATTCCGTCGAAGGTCTGACGGTTGAAAACCCCTGCAGAAAGCCCACTCGAGCCTTCACCGGCGTAGGACTTGTCGATGACGGTGACCGACCCGGCACCGAGTTGTGCCGCACAGAGCGCGGTGCTCAGGCCCGCCGCTCCGGCACCGATCACCACGACGCGTGCAGATCCTGCCGTCGTCATCGCATCACGCCAGCGCGTCGACCCGCCACCCTGTACGTCCGCCGTTGCATGATCATCGCCGGGTGGTGTCGATCGCGATGTGCTTGGACTCGGTGTGCTCAAGGATCGCCTCGGTCGACAGCTCGCGACCCACACCCGAGTGCTTCCAGCCGCCGAACGGCATCTCGGTCACCGTCTTGCTGTGATCGTTGACCCACACGGTCCCGGCCTCGAGTTCCTCCGCAACCCGCAGACCCCGGTCGAGGCTGCGAGTCCACACACCGCCGGACAGACCATGCTCCTGCTCGTTGACCCAGCCCAGAACCTCCTCCTCGGTCTGGAAGGACGTGACCGTGATGACGGGGCCGAAGATCTCGGTCTGCTTGATCGGATCATCATGGCGCACACCGTCGAGCACCGTGGCCGGGTAGAAGTAGCCCGGCCGGTCGGGCACCTTCCCACCGGTGACCACCGTGACGTGCGGAAGCGCCGCGGCCTCGTCGACCAGGCGGGCCACCCGCTCCTGCTGCTGCTTGGAGACCAGAGGACCGATCACGGTCTCCTCGTCGAACGCCCCGCCCAGCGTCTGCTTCTCCGCGACGCGGACGCACGCCTCGACGACGCGGTCCTTGATGCTCTCGTGCGCGAAGATTCGCGAAAGGGCATGGCAGTCCTGCCCGGAGTTGCGGAAGGTGCCCTGCGGCAGCGTCGCCTCGAACAAGTCGAGATCGGCGTCGTCGAACACGAGGATCGCCGAAGGCCCACCGAGTTCGAGGTGCAGCTTCTTCATCTCGGGAGCGGCGTTGGCGTAGATGATCTTTCCGGTCGAGGTCTCACCGGTCATCGAGATCATCGGCACCTTGGGATGGGTCACCAGTGCGTTGCCGACCGTCGGGCCATTGCCCATCACCAGGTTGAAGACACCCGGCGGGAGGAACTCCTGCGCGATCTCAGCCACCAGGGAGGTGACGATGGGAGTCTCTTCGGCGGGCTTGACCACCACGGCATTTCCAGCCGCGAGCGCCGGGCCGATCTTCCACACCAGCAGGGCCAGCGGGTAGTTCCACGGCACGATGCAACCGACCACTCCGAGCGGACTGCGGCGGGCAAAGCTCGTCAGACCGTCCCGGAAGTTGCCCGAGTTCGGCACCGACATGTGCCGCGCACCGTAGGCGAAGAACTTGATGCGGTCGGCCGATCCGAAGACTTCGGCGACACCGGCGGAGACGGGCTTGCCCACCTCAAGCGCCTCGAGCGCGCCAAGCTCTTCCCGCCGTGCAACCAGTGCCTCTGCGAATGCCGAGAGGGCATCGGCCCGCTCGCGGAACGTCTTCCGCCGCCAGACTTTGAAGCCCTCCAGACTCGAGGCCACCGCCTGGTCGACGCCTTCGGCGCCCACGTCGGTGATCTGTGCGATCACTTCGCCCGTCGACGGATCGAACACGTCGATCTGAGGACCTTCAAAGGCAACCCTTTTGCCGCCGATGATCGGGTCCAGCGAAGGGATCACGCCCTCAAATCTCGCCATTGCACTTGCCTTTCCATTGATTGGTCAATTCGGGGATGGGACCGCGCGTCCCTGTTCAGCTAAGCCAGGAGTGCGGGAAGCGAGTCGTCGATCGCAGCGATGGTGCGATCGATGTGCTCCTCGGTGTGTGCCGCGCACAACAGGATCAGCCCACGTTCGGCAATGTGGATGCCGCGGTCCAGCAGCAGAGCCGTCAACCGCGCGACGGACTTACGGTCGTCCTTGATGGCCTCGGCGTAGGTGTTGGGGAGGTCGATGCCCCAGAACAGCTGCAGCACAGCACCACAGTTGTTCACTGTCAGCGGGGCCGAGTGCTTGGCTGCCACGGAGCGAATCCCCTCGGCGAGACGTTCGCTGAGTCGGT
The DNA window shown above is from Mycolicibacterium confluentis and carries:
- a CDS encoding VOC family protein, whose protein sequence is MLPESAMSADVLAEVPLINDAGGRPGQIGIVVPELEAGLRDWGAIGFSQAGWRIWEYNGETLGERLYRGGPGQWSMTIALCGENPQVELIEPGAGPSIYNEWLEDRGQGLHHIGWYVPDLRGSIERMEQAGFPLVQAGFGNGADGSGGFAYFDTLDRFGYYLEAITVPAVRREPDSVWPPAR
- a CDS encoding NAD(P)/FAD-dependent oxidoreductase, with amino-acid sequence MTTAGSARVVVIGAGAAGLSTALCAAQLGAGSVTVIDKSYAGEGSSGLSAGVFNRQTFDGIDLEMRRFSLNVFDEMESAGLLTLYRTGYIRVARTPEQFERIQSTVARISDGTSVSVTAEQIAEMMPGIRTDDITGGMYGPFDGHLDGPGLCAAYLAAGKERGVVYRPRCEVLEADTSGAAITLKTTQGDIEADVVVNAAGSWLGHVSSLLGTNATTHNQRHQIAQVQVPSLAGRDVPMIQMYFPGSGDAGVYIRPEGEPGNFIAGAHTYELLEESVDADRYRRGVDDAFLESLAEGLMDRFPGWEDASLNGGWSGLYPNSLDGDFLVGPQRSDPRVVVVGGLGGMGLTVSAAVGRLGAEWAVHGEARTFAFADTLLPDRPSAIAADA
- a CDS encoding aldehyde dehydrogenase family protein, translated to MARFEGVIPSLDPIIGGKRVAFEGPQIDVFDPSTGEVIAQITDVGAEGVDQAVASSLEGFKVWRRKTFRERADALSAFAEALVARREELGALEALEVGKPVSAGVAEVFGSADRIKFFAYGARHMSVPNSGNFRDGLTSFARRSPLGVVGCIVPWNYPLALLVWKIGPALAAGNAVVVKPAEETPIVTSLVAEIAQEFLPPGVFNLVMGNGPTVGNALVTHPKVPMISMTGETSTGKIIYANAAPEMKKLHLELGGPSAILVFDDADLDLFEATLPQGTFRNSGQDCHALSRIFAHESIKDRVVEACVRVAEKQTLGGAFDEETVIGPLVSKQQQERVARLVDEAAALPHVTVVTGGKVPDRPGYFYPATVLDGVRHDDPIKQTEIFGPVITVTSFQTEEEVLGWVNEQEHGLSGGVWTRSLDRGLRVAEELEAGTVWVNDHSKTVTEMPFGGWKHSGVGRELSTEAILEHTESKHIAIDTTRR